From the genome of Ectobacillus sp. JY-23, one region includes:
- a CDS encoding ATP synthase subunit I has protein sequence MIQKAFQSFRKQLYYIFGILLIGWLCTPYADHFLGLGVGLVVSMYCGWMLGRRIEKMGEHIVLSKKLPSLGAVNRFAAAVLGALFLYEIEHQMVMWAFATGILGGYFLLVINLGYYSAYYKEEKELYKYK, from the coding sequence ATGATACAAAAGGCTTTTCAGTCATTTCGAAAGCAGCTGTATTATATTTTTGGGATTCTTTTAATTGGCTGGTTGTGTACACCGTATGCAGATCATTTTCTAGGTTTAGGTGTAGGACTTGTTGTGAGTATGTATTGTGGTTGGATGCTTGGTCGTCGTATTGAAAAAATGGGCGAGCATATTGTTCTGAGTAAAAAGCTTCCATCGCTTGGTGCAGTGAATCGATTTGCCGCAGCAGTTTTAGGCGCTCTTTTCTTGTATGAAATTGAACACCAAATGGTGATGTGGGCTTTTGCGACAGGTATTTTGGGTGGTTACTTCTTATTAGTTATTAATTTGGGATACTATAGCGCTTATTATAAAGAGGAGAAGGAACTATATAAGTACAAATAA
- the kdpDN gene encoding KdpD-like non-kinase potassium sensor (KdpDN resembles contains the N-terminal sensor region of KdpD but lacks the C-terminal histidine kinase region.), with amino-acid sequence MHGEIFRRRTPEEYLEELARQQRGKLKVYIGAAPGVGKTYKMLQDAQDLKKEGIDVVVGLVETHGRTDTDAQLGELVVFPMKEITYKGKIFYEVDTEGIIKRAPQVVLIDELAHTNAPGSKHHKRYMDVEEILEAGIDVCSAMNIQHLESVHDIVQQITGVAVRERVPDSVLQKANEIQLIDVTPEMLQKRLVEGKIYRQEKIQQSLQNFFTITNLGALRELALREVADDVDEKIVSPQEDETWSIGIKERILVCVQYGSTAERLIRRGARMASRLNADLYVLNVRADSGDFNSPARNQILAEWESLTHQFGAEFIVEPASGRKPADVIIDVASTYKITQVLLGQSARTRWEEITKGSIVNVIMRKTKNIDIHIVADSGK; translated from the coding sequence ATGCACGGAGAGATTTTCCGTAGAAGAACACCGGAAGAGTATTTAGAAGAACTTGCTCGGCAGCAGCGTGGCAAGCTTAAGGTATATATTGGCGCTGCGCCCGGTGTGGGAAAAACATATAAAATGCTTCAGGATGCACAGGATTTAAAAAAAGAAGGCATCGACGTTGTCGTAGGTCTCGTTGAGACGCATGGGCGCACTGATACAGATGCACAGCTGGGCGAATTGGTAGTATTTCCTATGAAAGAGATTACCTATAAGGGAAAAATCTTTTATGAAGTAGACACAGAAGGAATTATAAAGCGTGCGCCTCAGGTGGTACTTATTGATGAGCTTGCCCATACCAATGCACCAGGCTCTAAGCATCATAAAAGATACATGGATGTCGAAGAGATTTTAGAGGCTGGTATTGATGTATGTTCCGCTATGAATATCCAGCATTTGGAGAGTGTGCACGATATTGTCCAGCAAATTACGGGTGTGGCTGTTCGAGAGCGTGTTCCAGATTCCGTGCTGCAAAAAGCCAATGAAATTCAGTTAATTGATGTAACGCCGGAGATGCTTCAGAAACGGTTAGTGGAAGGGAAGATTTATCGGCAGGAAAAGATTCAACAAAGTCTACAAAATTTTTTCACGATAACGAATTTAGGTGCGCTACGTGAACTCGCTTTGCGAGAGGTGGCTGATGATGTTGACGAAAAAATTGTATCCCCACAGGAGGATGAAACATGGTCTATCGGTATTAAAGAACGTATTCTAGTATGCGTGCAATACGGTTCAACTGCCGAAAGGTTAATCCGAAGAGGAGCGCGTATGGCAAGCAGGTTGAATGCAGATTTATATGTGCTGAATGTAAGAGCAGATAGCGGTGATTTCAACTCTCCAGCTCGAAATCAGATACTGGCGGAGTGGGAATCTTTAACACATCAATTTGGTGCAGAGTTTATTGTGGAGCCTGCGAGTGGAAGAAAGCCAGCAGATGTCATCATTGATGTTGCGAGCACATATAAGATTACGCAAGTACTTCTCGGTCAATCAGCGCGTACAAGATGGGAGGAAATAACAAAAGGCTCCATCGTCAATGTAATTATGCGAAAAACAAAAAATATTGATATTCACATCGTAGCCGATAGCGGCAAATAG
- a CDS encoding potassium-transporting ATPase subunit F → MIVLLGIVAVVTVYLVYALLNPEKF, encoded by the coding sequence ATGATCGTACTGTTAGGAATCGTTGCGGTAGTTACGGTGTACTTAGTATATGCATTACTCAATCCAGAGAAGTTTTAA